The following are encoded together in the Streptomyces flavofungini genome:
- a CDS encoding DUF58 domain-containing protein — translation MAAGGPAARAEDDRGGLRTALAGLTTRGRSFFAAGIAAAVCAYVLGQSDLLRVGLLLTVLPLVCAAVLYRTRYRVAGSRRLSPARVPAGSEARVHLRMDNVSRLPTGLLMLQDRVPYVLGPRPRFVLDRVEAGGRREVSYRVRSDLRGRYPLGPLQLRLTDPFGMCELTRSFSTYDTLTVVPRVEALPPVRLTGEAKGYGDGRHRSLALAGEDDVIPRGYRYGDDLRRVHWRSTARYGELMVRREEQPQRSRCTVLLDTRGVAYQGAGPDSAFEWAVAGTASALVHMLERGFSVRLLTDTGNSLPGEGADGFAGASQESADAAGLMMDTLAVIDHSEGAGLSRAYDVLRGGNEGLLVAFLGDLDDEQAAVIAKMRRRSGAAVAFVLDSAAWTQGPLPTPSAAAQHSVRLLNEAGWTAVAVPPGVTLVDLWRQADRLRTSAGPAPTAGTTAGGRA, via the coding sequence ATGGCCGCCGGGGGGCCTGCCGCGCGCGCCGAGGACGACCGGGGCGGCCTGCGTACGGCGCTCGCCGGACTGACCACCCGGGGCCGCTCCTTCTTCGCGGCGGGCATAGCCGCCGCCGTGTGCGCCTATGTGCTCGGCCAGAGCGACCTGCTGCGGGTCGGCCTGCTGCTCACGGTGCTCCCGCTGGTGTGCGCGGCCGTGCTCTACCGCACGCGCTACCGCGTCGCGGGCAGCCGCCGCCTCTCCCCCGCGCGCGTGCCCGCCGGTTCGGAGGCGCGCGTGCACCTGCGGATGGACAACGTCTCGCGGCTGCCCACGGGCTTGCTGATGCTCCAGGACCGGGTGCCCTACGTCCTCGGGCCGCGCCCGCGCTTCGTCCTTGACCGGGTCGAGGCGGGGGGCCGCCGCGAGGTGTCCTACCGGGTGCGCTCCGACCTGCGCGGCCGCTATCCGCTCGGGCCGCTCCAGCTGCGCCTGACCGATCCGTTCGGCATGTGCGAGCTGACCCGCTCCTTCTCGACGTACGACACGCTGACGGTCGTCCCGCGCGTGGAGGCGCTGCCGCCGGTGCGGCTCACGGGCGAGGCCAAGGGGTACGGCGACGGACGGCACCGCTCGCTGGCCCTCGCCGGGGAGGACGACGTCATCCCGCGCGGCTACCGCTACGGCGACGACCTGCGCCGCGTCCACTGGCGCTCCACCGCGCGCTACGGCGAGCTGATGGTGCGCCGCGAGGAGCAGCCGCAGCGCTCGCGCTGCACGGTGCTCCTGGACACCCGGGGCGTCGCCTACCAGGGCGCGGGCCCGGACTCGGCCTTCGAGTGGGCGGTGGCGGGCACCGCCTCCGCGCTGGTGCACATGCTCGAACGGGGCTTTTCCGTACGGCTCCTCACGGACACCGGCAACTCGCTGCCCGGTGAGGGCGCGGACGGCTTCGCGGGCGCGAGCCAGGAGTCGGCGGACGCGGCCGGGCTCATGATGGACACGCTCGCCGTGATCGACCACTCGGAGGGCGCGGGCCTCTCGCGCGCGTACGACGTGCTGCGCGGCGGGAACGAGGGCCTGCTCGTGGCCTTCCTCGGCGACCTGGACGACGAGCAGGCCGCGGTGATCGCCAAGATGCGCCGGCGCAGCGGCGCCGCGGTCGCCTTCGTCCTGGACAGCGCGGCCTGGACCCAGGGCCCGCTGCCGACCCCGTCGGCGGCGGCCCAGCACTCGGTGCGGCTGCTCAACGAGGCGGGCTGGACGGCGGTCGCGGTGCCTCCGGGGGTGACCCTGGTCGACCTGTGGCGGCAGGCGGACCGCCTGCGCACCAGCGCGGGTCCGGCGCCGACGGCGGGGACGACGGCCGGGGGCCGGGCATGA
- a CDS encoding septum formation initiator family protein, whose amino-acid sequence MSKKPELRGRAARLARLLPAGPAQAARTPFVLLVVLLLGGGLITLLILNSSLNQGSFQLTKLKKETQELTDEEQELQKDVDEYAAPDALQRRARELGMVPGGDPAFLFPDGTVRGKPGVAPGSALRESAARRPVPVPGPSRLPAAPTSAAPAPEPAAATSPSAPVAPGTPPGPQPSAPATAPPATPSPAPPPPPAAPAGPAPTTPGR is encoded by the coding sequence ATGAGCAAGAAGCCCGAGCTGCGGGGGAGGGCCGCCCGGCTCGCCCGGCTGCTGCCCGCGGGCCCGGCCCAGGCCGCGCGCACGCCCTTCGTGCTCCTGGTCGTGCTGCTCCTCGGCGGCGGCCTCATCACGCTCCTGATCCTCAACTCCTCGCTGAACCAGGGGTCGTTCCAGCTGACCAAGCTGAAGAAGGAGACCCAGGAGCTCACCGACGAGGAACAGGAGCTCCAGAAGGACGTCGACGAGTACGCCGCCCCGGACGCCCTCCAGCGCCGCGCCCGCGAGCTCGGCATGGTCCCCGGCGGCGACCCGGCCTTCCTGTTCCCCGACGGCACCGTCCGGGGCAAGCCCGGCGTCGCCCCCGGCTCCGCCCTGCGCGAGTCCGCGGCCCGCCGCCCCGTCCCGGTCCCCGGCCCCTCGCGCCTGCCGGCCGCCCCGACCTCGGCCGCCCCCGCGCCGGAGCCCGCCGCAGCCACCTCCCCGAGCGCCCCCGTCGCCCCCGGCACACCCCCCGGCCCGCAGCCCTCGGCCCCCGCCACCGCACCCCCGGCCACCCCGTCCCCCGCACCGCCCCCACCCCCGGCCGCCCCCGCGGGGCCCGCCCCCACGACCCCCGGCAGGTGA
- a CDS encoding UDP-N-acetylmuramoyl-L-alanyl-D-glutamate--2,6-diaminopimelate ligase, producing the protein MTTITPDPGNRTATHRAATPGPPLPPPDPAACGPLPFGPNGGAPGTLTAVPHADQSQTTQKDAPVTYPGPPRPTQVSATPLVELADQLGAAVPGTDAAVTGITHDSRAVRPGDIYAALPGARMHGADFVAQAADLGAAAILTDPTGADRAAATGLPALVVADPRGSMGELAATVYGHPGRDLLQIGITGTSGKTTTAYLIEGGLKAVRATGLIGTVETRIGETRIKSERTTPEATDLQALFAVMRERGVEAVAMEVSSHALVLGRVDGCVFDVAVFNNLSPEHMEFHSDMEDYFRAKAQLFTKRRARLGVVNLDDEYGRRLLTESEVPVTSFSAEGHPDADWRAEDVEVGPLDSTFTAVGPKGERIAARSPLAGPFNVANTLAAIVSLAVAGIDPQQAADGVAAVPGVPGRLERVDAGQAYLAVVDYAHKTDAVESVLRALRKVTEGKLHIVLGCGGDRDQTKRRPMGAAAARLADTAVLTSDNPRGEDPLAILATMLAGAAEVPAHERGDVAVFEDRAAAIRAAVARAEPGDTVLVAGKGHEQGQDIAGVVRPFDDRLVLREAIEQTQG; encoded by the coding sequence GTGACGACCATCACCCCGGACCCGGGGAACCGGACAGCGACACACCGTGCCGCCACCCCCGGGCCGCCGTTGCCCCCGCCCGACCCCGCCGCGTGTGGCCCCCTGCCTTTTGGCCCCAACGGGGGTGCGCCCGGTACGCTCACCGCCGTGCCACACGCTGATCAGTCCCAAACCACCCAGAAGGACGCTCCCGTGACCTACCCGGGACCGCCGAGGCCGACCCAGGTCTCCGCCACCCCCCTCGTGGAGCTCGCCGATCAGCTGGGGGCCGCGGTCCCGGGCACGGACGCCGCCGTCACCGGGATCACCCACGACTCGCGCGCGGTACGCCCCGGCGACATCTACGCGGCCCTGCCCGGCGCCCGCATGCACGGCGCCGACTTCGTCGCCCAGGCCGCCGACCTCGGCGCCGCCGCGATCCTCACCGACCCGACCGGCGCCGACCGCGCCGCCGCCACGGGGCTTCCGGCGCTCGTCGTCGCCGACCCGCGCGGCTCCATGGGCGAGCTGGCCGCGACGGTGTACGGCCACCCGGGCCGCGACCTGCTGCAGATCGGCATCACCGGCACCTCGGGCAAGACCACCACGGCGTACCTCATCGAGGGCGGTCTGAAGGCCGTCCGCGCCACCGGGCTCATCGGCACCGTCGAGACGCGCATCGGCGAGACGCGCATCAAGTCCGAGCGGACCACGCCCGAAGCCACCGATCTGCAGGCGCTGTTCGCGGTGATGCGCGAGCGCGGCGTCGAGGCGGTCGCGATGGAGGTCTCCAGCCACGCGCTGGTGCTCGGCCGGGTCGACGGCTGCGTCTTCGACGTCGCCGTCTTCAACAACCTCAGCCCGGAGCACATGGAGTTCCACTCCGACATGGAGGACTACTTCCGGGCCAAGGCGCAGCTGTTCACCAAACGGCGCGCCCGGCTCGGCGTGGTCAACCTCGACGACGAGTACGGCCGCCGCCTCCTCACCGAGTCCGAGGTCCCCGTCACCAGCTTCTCCGCCGAGGGCCACCCGGACGCCGACTGGCGCGCCGAGGACGTCGAAGTCGGGCCGCTGGACTCCACGTTCACCGCCGTCGGCCCCAAGGGCGAGCGGATCGCCGCCCGCTCGCCGCTCGCCGGGCCCTTCAACGTCGCCAACACCCTCGCCGCGATCGTGTCGCTCGCCGTCGCCGGGATCGACCCGCAGCAGGCCGCCGACGGCGTCGCGGCCGTGCCGGGCGTCCCCGGCCGCCTGGAGCGCGTCGACGCCGGCCAGGCCTACCTCGCCGTCGTGGACTACGCCCACAAGACGGACGCCGTCGAATCGGTCCTGCGCGCGCTGCGCAAGGTCACCGAGGGCAAGCTGCACATCGTGCTCGGCTGCGGCGGCGACCGCGACCAGACCAAGCGCAGGCCGATGGGCGCGGCCGCGGCCCGGCTCGCCGACACCGCCGTACTGACCTCCGACAACCCCCGCGGCGAGGACCCCCTCGCCATCCTCGCGACGATGCTCGCGGGCGCCGCCGAGGTGCCCGCCCACGAGCGCGGCGACGTCGCCGTCTTCGAGGACCGCGCCGCCGCCATCCGCGCGGCCGTCGCCCGCGCCGAGCCCGGGGACACCGTCCTGGTCGCGGGCAAGGGACACGAACAGGGCCAGGACATCGCCGGGGTGGTCCGTCCCTTCGACGACCGCCTGGTGCTTCGCGAAGCTATCGAGCAAACCCAGGGATGA
- a CDS encoding beta-class carbonic anhydrase has product MTTSASLPTNSEDAMPTSAAREDGTVTDRLVEANERYAAAFTDPGMDARPVLGVAVVACMDARLDLHAALGLHLGDCHTIRNAGGVVTDDVIRSLTISQRALGTRSVVLIHHTGCGLESLTEEFRQDLENEVGQRPTWAVESFRDVDQDVRQSMQRVRTSPFLLHSDDVRGFVFDVRTGLLREIDPA; this is encoded by the coding sequence ATGACGACTTCCGCATCACTCCCCACGAATTCCGAAGACGCCATGCCCACGAGCGCCGCACGCGAGGACGGTACGGTCACCGACCGTCTCGTCGAGGCCAACGAACGTTACGCCGCCGCATTCACCGACCCGGGCATGGACGCCCGCCCCGTCCTCGGCGTCGCCGTGGTCGCCTGCATGGACGCCCGCCTCGACCTGCACGCCGCCCTCGGCCTCCACCTCGGCGACTGCCACACCATCCGCAACGCGGGCGGCGTGGTCACCGATGACGTGATCCGCTCCCTGACCATCAGCCAGCGGGCCCTCGGAACCCGCAGCGTGGTCCTGATCCACCACACCGGCTGCGGCCTCGAATCCCTCACCGAGGAGTTCCGGCAGGACCTGGAGAACGAGGTCGGGCAGCGGCCGACGTGGGCGGTGGAGTCCTTCCGCGACGTCGACCAGGACGTGCGCCAGTCCATGCAGCGGGTGCGGACCTCGCCCTTCCTCCTGCACTCCGACGACGTCCGTGGATTCGTCTTCGACGTGCGGACGGGCCTCCTCCGCGAGATCGACCCTGCGTGA
- a CDS encoding peptidoglycan D,D-transpeptidase FtsI family protein has protein sequence MVSLGLTLVMLAFVVRLFQVQAVDADTYTAKAEKNRYSTHKLAAERGAITDRGGVELATSVDAYDITADPTLFTPKETKTGDAPEQAAGLLAPILDADAGELAKKLRTPKTRFTLLARRESPQVWKQIKDLRSALADKASADPKAVNVLAGVFAVPTSKRVYPNDGLAAGILGWVNADGKGGGGIEQQLDKELAGKQGEIRYAQSGGRQVPTAGSTEKPAVPGSDVELTIDRDIQWAAQDAITEQVRKSKADRGYVLVQDTRTGEVLAMANAPGFDPNNLAQARSASLGNAALQDAYEPGSTAKVMSMAAVLEENAATPGTRVIVPNRLHRGDRLFQDDIDHPTWYLTLNGVLAKSSNIGTILATGELGKTQREVNRTLYSYLRKFGIGKETGLGFPGETSGILAPPEKWSTSQQFTIPFGQGVSINAMQAASVYSTIANDGVRVEPTLVRGTKGPDGRFTPAPAPKKTRVVGAKTARTVARMLESVVDDQEGTGTKARIPGYRVAGKTGTANRVDPQTGRYRGYTSSFAGFAPADKPRVTVYCVIQNATKGSYFGGQICGPIYKKVMQFALKTLQAPPTGKAPAPLPVTYDPGKPAPPGRPENGG, from the coding sequence ATGGTCAGCCTCGGGCTGACCCTGGTGATGCTGGCGTTCGTGGTGCGGCTGTTCCAGGTGCAGGCCGTGGACGCCGACACCTACACCGCCAAGGCGGAGAAGAACCGGTACTCCACCCACAAGCTGGCCGCCGAACGCGGGGCCATCACCGACCGCGGCGGCGTCGAACTCGCCACCAGCGTGGACGCGTACGACATCACCGCCGACCCCACCCTCTTCACGCCGAAGGAGACGAAGACCGGCGACGCTCCCGAGCAGGCCGCCGGGCTGCTCGCCCCGATCCTCGACGCGGACGCCGGTGAACTCGCCAAGAAGCTCCGGACGCCGAAGACCCGCTTCACGCTCCTGGCCCGCCGCGAGTCGCCGCAGGTCTGGAAGCAGATCAAGGACCTGCGGTCCGCGCTCGCCGACAAGGCGAGCGCCGACCCCAAGGCGGTCAACGTCCTCGCGGGCGTCTTCGCCGTGCCCACCAGCAAGCGCGTGTACCCCAACGACGGCCTGGCCGCCGGGATACTGGGCTGGGTCAACGCCGACGGCAAGGGCGGCGGCGGCATCGAGCAGCAGCTCGACAAGGAACTCGCGGGCAAGCAGGGCGAGATCCGCTACGCCCAGTCCGGCGGCCGTCAGGTGCCCACTGCCGGCAGCACCGAGAAGCCCGCGGTGCCCGGCTCGGACGTCGAGCTGACCATCGACCGCGACATCCAGTGGGCGGCCCAGGATGCCATCACCGAGCAGGTGCGCAAGTCCAAGGCCGACCGCGGCTACGTGCTGGTGCAGGACACCCGCACGGGCGAGGTCCTCGCCATGGCCAACGCGCCCGGCTTCGACCCCAACAACCTGGCCCAAGCGCGCAGCGCCAGCCTCGGCAACGCCGCCCTCCAGGACGCCTACGAACCCGGCTCCACCGCCAAGGTCATGTCGATGGCCGCCGTCCTGGAGGAGAACGCGGCCACCCCGGGCACCCGGGTGATCGTGCCCAACCGCCTGCACCGCGGCGACCGGCTCTTCCAGGACGACATCGACCACCCGACCTGGTACCTCACGCTCAACGGCGTGCTGGCCAAGTCCAGCAACATCGGCACCATCCTCGCCACCGGCGAACTGGGCAAGACGCAGCGGGAGGTCAACCGGACCCTCTACTCGTACCTGCGGAAGTTCGGCATCGGCAAGGAGACCGGACTCGGCTTCCCCGGCGAGACCTCCGGCATCCTCGCGCCGCCCGAGAAGTGGTCGACCTCGCAGCAGTTCACGATCCCCTTCGGTCAGGGCGTCTCCATCAACGCCATGCAGGCCGCGTCCGTGTACTCGACCATCGCCAACGACGGCGTCCGCGTCGAGCCGACCCTGGTGCGCGGCACCAAGGGGCCCGACGGCCGCTTCACGCCCGCGCCCGCGCCGAAGAAGACCCGCGTGGTCGGCGCCAAGACCGCGCGGACCGTGGCACGGATGCTGGAGTCCGTCGTCGACGACCAGGAAGGCACCGGAACCAAGGCCCGCATCCCCGGCTACCGCGTCGCGGGCAAGACCGGCACGGCCAACCGGGTCGACCCGCAGACCGGCCGCTACCGCGGCTACACCTCGTCCTTCGCGGGCTTCGCACCCGCCGACAAGCCGCGCGTCACCGTCTACTGCGTCATCCAGAACGCCACGAAGGGCAGCTACTTCGGCGGCCAGATCTGCGGCCCCATCTACAAGAAGGTCATGCAGTTCGCCCTCAAGACGCTCCAGGCCCCGCCCACCGGCAAGGCCCCCGCACCGCTCCCGGTGACCTACGACCCCGGCAAGCCGGCTCCGCCCGGCCGGCCGGAGAACGGCGGCTAG
- the mraY gene encoding phospho-N-acetylmuramoyl-pentapeptide-transferase — MRQILFAGVIGLFLTLVGTPLLIKLLARKGYGQFIRDDGPREHHSKRGTPTMGGIAFILATLIAYFLTKVITGGEFTLSGLLVLFLMAGMGLVGFLDDYIKIVKQRSLGLRAKAKMAGQLIVGIGFAVLALNWPDNRNQTPASTKLSFVTDFGWSIGPVLFVVWALFMILAMSNGVNLTDGLDGLATGASVMVFGAYTFIGVWQYQESCANANTLTNPEACFEVRDPLDLAVVASALMGACFGFLWWNTSPAKIFMGDTGSLALGGALAGLAICSRTELLLALLGGLFVLITMSVVIQVGSFRLTGKRVFRMAPLQHHFELKGWSEVLVVVRFWIIQGMCVIVGLGLFYAGWAATK; from the coding sequence ATGAGGCAGATCCTCTTCGCGGGTGTGATCGGGCTCTTCCTGACCCTGGTCGGTACGCCCCTGCTGATCAAGCTCCTGGCCCGCAAGGGCTACGGCCAGTTCATCCGGGACGACGGCCCGCGCGAGCACCACAGCAAGCGCGGTACGCCGACGATGGGTGGCATCGCCTTCATCCTGGCCACGCTCATCGCGTACTTCCTCACGAAGGTCATCACCGGCGGCGAGTTCACGCTCTCCGGCCTGCTGGTGCTCTTCCTGATGGCGGGCATGGGCCTGGTCGGCTTCCTCGACGACTACATCAAGATCGTCAAGCAGCGTTCGCTCGGTCTGCGCGCCAAGGCCAAGATGGCGGGTCAGCTGATCGTCGGCATCGGCTTCGCCGTGCTCGCCCTGAACTGGCCCGACAACCGCAACCAGACCCCCGCCTCCACCAAGCTGTCGTTCGTCACGGACTTCGGCTGGTCGATCGGCCCGGTCCTGTTCGTGGTCTGGGCGCTGTTCATGATCCTCGCGATGTCGAACGGCGTGAACCTCACCGACGGCCTCGACGGTCTCGCCACCGGCGCCTCCGTGATGGTCTTCGGCGCCTACACCTTCATCGGCGTCTGGCAGTACCAGGAGTCCTGCGCCAACGCGAACACCCTCACCAACCCGGAGGCGTGTTTCGAGGTCAGAGACCCACTCGACCTCGCGGTCGTGGCCTCCGCGCTGATGGGCGCCTGCTTCGGCTTCCTGTGGTGGAACACCTCGCCCGCGAAGATCTTCATGGGTGACACCGGCTCCCTCGCCCTCGGCGGCGCGCTCGCCGGACTCGCGATCTGCTCCCGCACGGAGCTGCTGCTCGCGCTCCTCGGCGGTCTCTTCGTCCTGATCACCATGTCCGTGGTCATCCAGGTCGGCTCCTTCCGCCTCACCGGCAAACGCGTCTTCCGGATGGCGCCACTCCAGCACCACTTCGAACTCAAGGGGTGGTCGGAAGTCCTTGTCGTGGTCCGCTTCTGGATCATCCAGGGCATGTGCGTGATCGTCGGACTCGGACTCTTCTACGCAGGGTGGGCGGCCACCAAGTGA
- a CDS encoding UDP-N-acetylmuramoyl-tripeptide--D-alanyl-D-alanine ligase, whose amino-acid sequence MIALSLAEIATVVGGQTYDIPDPQVQVTAPVVRDSREVQPGGLFAAFVGERVDGHDYAAQVVAAGAVAVLGSRPCGAPAIVVDDVPRALGALARHVVARLGATLVALTGSAGKTSTKDLIAQVIDRKAPTVWTPGSLNNEIGLPLTALSATDETKFLVLEMGARGIGHIRYLTELTPPRIGLVLNVGTAHIGEFGGREQIAQAKGELVEALPADGAAILNADDPLVRAMASRTKARVLLFGESEDADVRAENVRLTENGRPAFTLTTPTGCGDVRLRLYGEHHVSNALAAAAVAHELGMSVDEIALALSEAGTLSRWRMEVTERPDGVTVVNDAYNANPESMRAALRALAAMGRAAQAEGGRTWAVLGHMAELGDDGLAEHDAVGRLAVRLNVNKLVAVGGREASWLQLGAYNEGSWGEESVHVSDAQAAIDLLRSELRPGDVVLVKASRSVGLERVALALLDDAAASEGQVAGR is encoded by the coding sequence GTGATCGCCCTCTCCCTCGCCGAGATCGCCACCGTCGTCGGCGGGCAGACGTACGACATACCGGATCCGCAGGTCCAGGTGACCGCGCCGGTCGTCCGGGACTCCCGTGAGGTGCAGCCCGGCGGCCTGTTCGCCGCTTTCGTGGGCGAGCGCGTCGACGGGCACGACTACGCCGCCCAGGTCGTGGCGGCGGGCGCGGTCGCCGTGCTCGGCTCCCGGCCGTGCGGGGCGCCCGCGATCGTCGTCGACGACGTGCCGAGAGCGCTCGGCGCCCTCGCCCGGCACGTGGTCGCCCGGCTCGGCGCCACCCTCGTCGCCCTCACGGGATCCGCGGGCAAGACCAGCACCAAGGACCTGATCGCCCAGGTCATCGATCGCAAGGCGCCCACAGTGTGGACGCCGGGCTCGCTCAACAACGAGATCGGGCTGCCGCTGACCGCGCTGAGCGCCACCGACGAGACGAAGTTCCTCGTCCTGGAGATGGGCGCCCGCGGCATCGGCCACATCCGGTACCTGACCGAGCTGACGCCGCCGAGGATCGGCCTCGTCCTGAACGTCGGCACCGCCCACATCGGCGAGTTCGGCGGCCGCGAGCAGATCGCGCAAGCAAAGGGTGAGCTGGTCGAGGCGCTCCCGGCCGACGGCGCCGCGATCCTCAACGCCGACGACCCCCTCGTACGCGCGATGGCCTCCCGCACGAAGGCCCGGGTGCTGCTCTTCGGCGAGTCCGAGGACGCCGACGTACGTGCCGAGAATGTCCGGCTCACGGAGAACGGCCGCCCGGCCTTCACGCTCACCACACCCACCGGGTGCGGGGACGTGCGGCTGCGCCTGTACGGTGAGCACCACGTGTCGAACGCGCTCGCCGCGGCCGCCGTCGCCCATGAGCTGGGCATGTCCGTGGACGAGATCGCCCTCGCGCTCTCCGAGGCGGGCACGCTGTCCCGCTGGCGGATGGAGGTCACCGAGCGCCCGGACGGCGTGACGGTCGTCAACGACGCCTACAACGCGAACCCCGAGTCCATGCGAGCCGCCCTGCGCGCGCTCGCGGCCATGGGCAGAGCCGCGCAGGCCGAGGGCGGGCGCACGTGGGCGGTGCTCGGTCACATGGCCGAGCTCGGAGACGACGGGCTCGCCGAGCACGACGCGGTCGGACGCCTTGCCGTCCGGCTGAACGTGAACAAGCTCGTGGCAGTCGGGGGCAGGGAAGCGTCCTGGCTCCAACTGGGCGCATACAACGAGGGTTCGTGGGGTGAGGAGTCGGTGCACGTGTCCGACGCACAGGCGGCGATCGACCTGCTGCGCAGCGAGCTGCGCCCAGGAGACGTCGTGCTGGTGAAGGCGTCCAGATCGGTCGGTCTCGAGCGGGTCGCGCTGGCGCTGCTCGATGACGCCGCCGCTTCGGAGGGGCAGGTCGCCGGCCGATGA
- a CDS encoding AAA family ATPase: MTTYDDRASLTDLTTTAERVRRSVEGVIEGKPEVVRLSLTVLLAEGHLLIEDVPGVGKTMLAKALARSIDCSVRRIQFTPDLLPSDITGVSIWDQQRRDFEFKPGAIFAQIVIGDEINRASPKTQSALLESMEERQVTIDGQTYELPSPFMVVATQNPVEMEGTYPLPEAQRDRFMARVSIGYPAPEAELQMLDVHGGVSPLDDLQPVAHAHDMVKLIDAVRTVHVADSVRRYAVDLVAATRTHPDLRLGASPRATLHLLRAAKASAALSGREFALPDDVQALAVAVLAHRLLPTAQAQLNRRTAESVVHEILQRTPVPATQQPGQGFFGQPPGARRL; this comes from the coding sequence GTGACGACCTATGACGATCGAGCGAGCCTCACAGATCTGACCACGACCGCGGAGCGTGTCCGCAGGTCGGTCGAGGGTGTGATCGAGGGCAAGCCGGAGGTCGTACGGCTTTCGCTGACCGTGCTCCTGGCGGAGGGGCACCTGCTCATCGAGGATGTACCGGGCGTGGGCAAGACCATGCTCGCCAAGGCGCTCGCGCGCTCCATCGACTGCTCGGTGCGGCGTATCCAGTTCACGCCGGACCTGCTGCCTTCGGACATCACGGGTGTGTCCATCTGGGACCAGCAGCGCCGTGACTTCGAGTTCAAACCGGGCGCGATCTTCGCGCAGATCGTGATCGGCGACGAGATCAACCGCGCGTCCCCGAAGACGCAGTCCGCGCTCCTGGAGTCCATGGAGGAGCGCCAGGTCACCATCGACGGGCAGACGTACGAACTGCCCAGCCCGTTCATGGTGGTGGCCACGCAGAACCCGGTCGAGATGGAGGGCACCTACCCGCTGCCCGAGGCGCAGCGCGACCGCTTCATGGCCCGCGTCTCGATCGGCTATCCGGCCCCCGAGGCCGAGCTGCAGATGCTGGACGTGCACGGCGGGGTCTCGCCCCTCGACGACCTCCAGCCGGTGGCGCACGCGCACGACATGGTGAAGCTCATCGACGCGGTCCGCACGGTCCATGTCGCCGACTCGGTGCGCAGATACGCCGTCGACCTGGTCGCGGCCACCCGCACCCACCCGGACCTGCGCCTGGGCGCGTCCCCGCGCGCCACGCTGCACCTGCTGCGCGCGGCCAAGGCCTCCGCCGCCCTCAGCGGCCGCGAGTTCGCCCTGCCGGACGATGTCCAGGCCCTCGCCGTCGCGGTCCTCGCCCACCGCCTGCTGCCCACGGCCCAGGCGCAGCTGAACCGGCGCACGGCCGAGTCGGTGGTCCACGAGATCCTCCAGCGCACCCCCGTCCCGGCGACCCAGCAGCCCGGCCAGGGCTTCTTCGGCCAGCCGCCCGGCGCGCGGAGGCTGTGA
- the rsmH gene encoding 16S rRNA (cytosine(1402)-N(4))-methyltransferase RsmH, whose protein sequence is MSSARHVPVMLQRCLDLLAPALAEPGAVVVDCTLGLGGHSEALLAAFPAARLIALDRDKEALRLSGERLAPYGDRATLVHAVYDELPDVLKRLGVPRVQGVLFDLGVSSMQLDEADRGFAYAQDAPLDMRMDQTTGISAAEVLNTYPAGELVRILRAYGEEKQAKRIVSAVVREREKEPFSNSARLVELIRDSLPQAAKRTGGNPAKRTFQALRIEVNGELSVLERAIPDAVKALAVGGRIAVLSYHSLEDRLVKQVFAAGAATTAPPGLPIVPEQYQPRLKLLTRGAELPTEEEIAENRRAAPARLRGAQRIREEAL, encoded by the coding sequence TTGAGTTCTGCCCGACATGTCCCGGTGATGCTCCAGCGGTGCCTGGACCTGTTGGCCCCGGCGCTCGCGGAGCCGGGAGCGGTGGTCGTCGACTGCACCCTCGGTCTCGGCGGCCACAGCGAGGCGCTGCTCGCCGCCTTCCCCGCGGCCCGCCTCATCGCCCTGGACCGCGACAAGGAGGCGCTGCGCCTGTCCGGTGAGCGGCTCGCCCCCTACGGCGACCGCGCCACGCTGGTGCACGCGGTCTACGACGAGCTGCCCGACGTCCTGAAGCGGCTCGGCGTCCCGCGCGTGCAGGGCGTCCTGTTCGACCTCGGGGTCTCCTCCATGCAGCTCGACGAGGCCGACCGCGGCTTCGCCTACGCCCAGGACGCCCCCCTCGACATGCGCATGGACCAGACGACCGGCATCAGCGCCGCCGAGGTCCTCAACACCTATCCCGCCGGTGAACTCGTGCGGATCCTGCGGGCGTACGGCGAGGAGAAGCAGGCCAAGCGGATCGTCTCCGCCGTCGTGCGCGAGCGCGAGAAGGAGCCGTTCAGCAACAGCGCCCGGCTCGTCGAACTGATCCGCGACTCCCTGCCGCAGGCCGCCAAGCGCACCGGCGGCAACCCCGCCAAGCGCACCTTCCAGGCCCTGCGCATCGAGGTCAACGGCGAGCTGAGCGTCCTGGAGCGGGCCATCCCGGACGCCGTGAAGGCGCTCGCCGTCGGCGGCCGCATCGCCGTCCTCTCGTACCACTCGCTGGAGGACCGCCTGGTCAAGCAGGTGTTCGCGGCGGGCGCCGCGACCACGGCGCCGCCCGGCCTGCCGATCGTGCCCGAGCAGTACCAGCCGCGGCTCAAGCTGCTCACCCGCGGCGCCGAGCTGCCCACCGAGGAAGAGATCGCCGAGAACCGCCGGGCCGCTCCGGCACGGCTGCGGGGTGCGCAGCGCATCCGCGAGGAAGCCCTGTGA